The stretch of DNA CGTGCGGTCGACGTCGAGGATCCCGAGGCTCGGCTGGTCGTCGGGCGCCGGCGGGACCTCCAGCTGCGACACCGTCCGCCAGCCCACGCCGATCTTCCCCTGCCGCGGCTCGCCCGTGATGCAGGCGACGGCGACCGGCAGCTCCTCCACGTCGACCCGCCGCAGCAGGTCGGCGATGGTGGCGATCTTGCGCGACCGCGCCCGGGTCGACGCCACCTCCTGGGACGCAGCGACCACCTCGGCGAACAGCATGACCGGGGAACCTACCCGGCAGGGCAGAATCACTCCCCGTGGACTTCGCGACGATGATGGACCTCGAGCCCCGCGGCATCGACGCCTGGGTGGGCGAGGGGCCCCGGTACCCGTGGGGCGGCCTGTACGGCGGCCAGATCGTGGCGCAGGCCCTGCAGGCGGCGGCGCTCACGGTCGATCCCCGCTTCCGGCCGCACTCGCTGCACGCCTACTTCATCCGGCGGGGCGACCACAGCCAGCCCATCCGGTTCGAGGTCGACCGGGTGCGCGACGGCGGCTCGTTCGTCACGCGGGCGGTGGTGGCCCGGCAGTCGATGGGGGCGATCCTCAACATGTCGGCGTCGTTCCAGGTGGCCGAGGCCGCGGTCGAGGTGCAGACGGTGTCGCTGGCGCCCGACCTCCCCCGGGCCGATGCGCTGCGGTCGGAGGGCTGGGGCGAGATCTTCGACCGGCGGCTGGCGCCGGCGTCGGTGCGGGGCCGGGTCGACGGCTGGCTGCGCGCCCTCCAGCCCATTGGCGAGGACCCCGTCCGCCAGGCCTGCGCGCTGGCCTACCTGTCCGACGACCTGCCCACTGACGCCGCCATCTCGCTCCACCCGGAGCACGTCCAGTCCGACTCCGGCGACGACTTCTACAGCCGCTTCTTCTCCGCCAGCCTCGACCACGCCGTCTGGTTCCACCGGCCGTTCGACGCGTCCCGGTGGCTGGCCCAGTCGTTCACCTGCCATGGCCTGATGGGCTCCCGCGGCCTGACCGTCGGCCACGTCTTCACCGAGGACGGCGCCCACGTGGCGAGCGTGTCGCAGGAGGTCCTGGTGCGGGAGATCAGGCCGAGGGGCCCGAGGTGACGGTCGCCAGGATCTCCGGCCAGTGGGTGAGCGGGAGGTAGTGGCCGGCGCCGGGGACCACCCGGAGCGCGGCGGTCCGTAGGCGCCCGGCGTACCACTCCCCGAACGCCGGCGGCGTCACCTGGTCGTCGGCGCCGTACCAGAGCTGCACCGGCACGGCGATGTCCCGCAGGTCGACGCGGAGCGGCCGCACCTGGTCGACCAGGTCGGCCTCGACGCCGGCGAGCCCCAGCCGCACCGCCTCCACGAGCCCGTCGGCCA from Acidimicrobiales bacterium encodes:
- a CDS encoding acyl-CoA thioesterase domain-containing protein, which produces MDFATMMDLEPRGIDAWVGEGPRYPWGGLYGGQIVAQALQAAALTVDPRFRPHSLHAYFIRRGDHSQPIRFEVDRVRDGGSFVTRAVVARQSMGAILNMSASFQVAEAAVEVQTVSLAPDLPRADALRSEGWGEIFDRRLAPASVRGRVDGWLRALQPIGEDPVRQACALAYLSDDLPTDAAISLHPEHVQSDSGDDFYSRFFSASLDHAVWFHRPFDASRWLAQSFTCHGLMGSRGLTVGHVFTEDGAHVASVSQEVLVREIRPRGPR
- a CDS encoding alpha/beta hydrolase; translated protein: ADGLVEAVRLGLAGVEADLVDQVRPLRVDLRDIAVPVQLWYGADDQVTPPAFGEWYAGRLRTAALRVVPGAGHYLPLTHWPEILATVTSGPSA